AATATTGTAAACTTTTTTATTGTGGTTTTCAACTTGTCTGCCATTGACTTGGCACAAATTTATCAACCTTGATACTTGAATTTGACTGCAGTCACAggtctacctacagtgagtgcctgtgtgttaCTTCCTTGTACAGTACATCTATTACAACACAATTGTAGATCAGTCAGATATTTTAAGAACACCTTGAATCAGATTTTCCAACAAAAAATGCAAGGATTTTGGTCCTGATCAATAATGTCACTGATGTTGGCATCATGTAATTTTATATATGCATTTGTGCTAATGTGAGATGCATATTGGCATGAGCAATGAGGGTTTATTCATAAACAACTTTACACCAATATCATTCATGTCATTACACTGTGTGTACACTATATCTTATTGTTTATTTTGTGCATAAATCAGATGAGCCAAGTTGACACATCAGAGAAGACACTATTTGTTAGAGGACTGGACTATTCCACAACTGATACACAATTAGAAGAAGCATTCAGTGACTATGGACCCATTAAGACTTGCTTCACTGTCAAGGACAAAGGTCAGAACAACATTGTAATAGTAATGGACATTGTTAATTGTGTATGGTGTAGGCACAAAAGACAAGTGTCGTGGATTTGGTTATGTCATTTACTGTACCAGGTTTGTGTCTAGCACGTATGTGATTGAGGATATTTTTGATGTGATTAACTTGCAGAGATGATGCCTCAAGGGCGATAGAAGGTGTTAAGAACATTAAGGGTCGTAAGGTTCAAGTTAGTTTTGCTGCTAAGAGAGAACCAAAAAAGGGTAAGCGTAAAAAGTCCGAAGTGAAGGATGATGAAGCAACAGATGAGGtcactacaaagaaaccaaaaCTTGACAACGCACAATCAAATGATGATGATGTCTCTAAAACTGCCAAAAAAGCAGTGACTGCTACCGAAGGTAAAGTTATTTTACTGCTGGTATAGCATTGCttcatgactgttctattagaagtttAGACTACAGTCAGTCTATTGCAATTTTTTTTGATCTGCGTATCTTTTCAAACCATAAAAAGCTTCATTGATTCATTATATTTatgcagtaataataataaatagcaCATGCTAAGCTCAGGTCATAGTGCAATGGAGACTATTCTGCTATAGCAAAACCCAAGagtggttccactgtatcagtGAAGGCATCCACAGCAGTCCTAACTGGTCTACCTTCTGGTGTGACTAAGAAGCAAATCTACAAGAGGTGTAGGAAAGTTGGTGAAGTGGTCAACATCACTTATCCTGTCGAGGGACGAGATAATGACACTGCTCTAGTACAGTACTCTAACCATCAGGTCACCACTAAGGCCATCTCTGCTCTAAATGGGAAGATCTTTAAAGGTACATAGGGATCAATTGTCTGTGGGTAATTCCAAATGTTCATATTCTCAATTACTTAGACTTTGCAATCTTAAATATGCAATGGTACATGAAATACACACTCTAACTTTGAAGTATATATGATATTTACAAATcccatgcatataattatattgatgttGGAGCCAGTGTGAGACCCCTAGAAATTTGTGCTTGAATGTATCTGTGACTTTCAGATatgtacaatgttattgttatgcATACACTATGCAGGTAGTACCCTATCAGCTGTGTTGTTTATACAAGAGAATAAAAAGATATCTAAGAAGACCTTACAAAGGTCCAGACTGATAGTGCGAAACTTGAAAtttaaggtgtgtgtgtgtgtgtgtgtgtgcgcgcgcatgtgtgtgtgcgcgcatgtgtgtgtgtgcgcgcatgtgtgttcatgtgagtgtgtgtgtgtgtgcgtgtgtgcgcatgtgtacATATGGTATTCGTAACGTGGTTGTATTACATAGAGATGTGTATTTGTTATTACAATATGTTTCTGGTTTGGGTTTAAAGTACACCCTGTAGAAGATAAACAATAAAATGTGAAGTGTGGCATCATTGTTTTGCTTGAATGAAACGTACATAACAATTTAAATACACATTAGttggattttatttattttaccAATTTTTGAAACAATCTAATAGCTTGCAAAATATGTATATACAACACCGACATTGAGATATTCTTCTTGATacataaaacactctaatagagcattcattttGTACGTCCTGTTTTTGTTGCTAGTGCTCTGAAGAGACTTTATCAGAAATATTCTCTAAGTATGGAAAAGTTGTCGAAGTGCAAATTCCAACTAAACCAGGTTTGTTAGCAGAAATATTTGTACAACAATACACACTGTGTACATTACTTAGTGTATGTACACTGAACAGACTATTATTGCACTGTACTAATATAGTAGCTGTTATCCTGACTGATTGTTACATGTACAGTTACTGTACATTATTTACCTTGTATTGCTCTGCTACAGATGGTAAGAGAGTTGGTTGTGGTTTTGTCCAGTATTCATCAGTGTTTGATGCATCTCGTGCAGTCAAACAAATGAATGGTCAAGAAATTCAAGGTACAGTCATTAATGAAGTATGTTACCTTATACGTGCAAAGTTTTGAGGaatgtaatttttgtggattttgtGGTTACTTGGCTGTCAGAAAAATTTTCATCTCTAAAACTGACAATTATCAGGAATTAGTTCATTGAGGTATATAAGTGAAAAACGAGTGGCCCTCGAAAATACCTGAAAATTGTTAATCCACGAAAATTACCTagcttgaaaatttgtatgtatacggTAGTTATCAGAGTGATATTGTACTTAGAGTTATAGCTATAAGCAGTGATCTTAACAAGTGGTGAATATATGTACGTAGCAATAATAGTGCCTTAGTTAACAGATTTAGCACCAGATGCAGTATTGCTAATTCTCAAATAAAACCAGGGTCTTGTCATGTGTATGGTTAGTGGAAAGTGGAGACACGGCAATATATGCTTATAGTAGAATTTCTGCAAACTATACCgtatagcaggttattttcgaaacagaaattttcacacaagaagtaaaatctgaattttgaaagattttaatttcgaagagtgcatatttcgaagtccggatggatttaaattaacggaaattcgtgtcacaaattatgaagatgagtgaatgtttgccgaaaactgacttactgatggaataatccccattcctgtgcactggagagaagtctgagggagtctcgggtggagtcaattcactggcacgatcacgctcgatcatagctagctatcctaccatagattctagagcagacggtgtcaattcccattctgaatcacctgttttctggttattggtacagtaatgatacagtttacccattatcatcagcaatactgagctaaaactcgaggaatacacaaacaaatcgccgaaagttggatggctgctttcacttgtgggaatttattttcgaaaaacaaccggacatgagaatttattttcgaagagaagggcctcttcgaaatatccaaaaataaaaatCTTTCGAAAATTTCCAGCTATATGGTACATCATATACAGGGTGTATTATAACTGTCCATGATTCAGTGCTCCTGACTTGTTCACAGTTGTCATCAGTCTAGTTACACTTGTACCATCAAATCTATTAAAATACACATCagtgcatcatacagtatgatagtactgtttagtagggacagcgaaggtgtgggtgtggcccgtgatataatataacccaaaaccctgcctcgatttttcctcacaacagtattggttgggtaaaatcaagcccaaaagtgtcttcagatcaacccgaaatgtttctgtcaagttgctacagaatttttaaaaaaaattattcactgGAATTTTCTaaagcctgcctgcctgcctcacatcttcagtcaagcgtagcaaaaaaacttgctacagttacagccctaattctttcacagaaacatttATAATTCAGTGAAGAaccttggtatattgataaacatacaatgcttgcacagTTGTCTTactctttaccatggccatcagtcaaggttctactgctgataatgttaatagactacagtatggcTTCCATCTACAgatgtatattgcatcaaactattggAATATACGTGGTTAGTTTAGCGTTGcgccaaactatttgaacacacgtgGCTTGGTGGTTTTTAAAGTTGGTAGTTGATATcaatcagtgagagcaactcacggTGAACTAGCCAcatgtaagtcaataaatatatttTAGTAACAACGTTAAAACCGAATCGGTcccactttacagattatctgggtctgacccagattggatcacatgcTAAATTAATCAGTGTAACGATATGGACGTGTATTAACATGTCATAatgtagccctgcttctttcgtgagccatgcccacttatgtgaattactgtctgtaggcaCATGGTACCCACTCACATTTATCAGTCtgaggtatgcacgaatccacatccgttattgtctgcaggcttatgtagagccacgcctactaatcagttgttattgtatgaggcataatctagtataatagtgctgtgattaactcttaaaatattgtgactggttttgtgaaaagcaggttatttagtagtcatgagcttgcaaaaaaagttcacaaacaagtataagaaaaatttagGAATTTAAGGACAGTgcatagtgctgcaataaaaagtactgaaacaagctggatcggagtagtacgtaatatccaaataagaagtgaatattcctactgtgccACACTCAAAATgcatattcacttcttattgttttacagtattagaacattacgtactactccgatccagtactttttattgcagcactatacaccgtccctactctaatttaaaattcctaattttttcttatattaTATGGTTTGCAGTCTTCTTATACTGTAATAACTCTGTTATCACAGGTCGAGTAGTAGCAGTAGACTGGGTGGTACCCAAAAGTCAGTATGAAGAAGCTAAACTAGTCGGTGTACAAGATGATAGTCCAGAGGAGGAAGGTGATCAAGATGATCAAGAAGACAATGATGAAGATCCTGCATCAAGTGATCAACAAGAAGATCAACAGTCTGATCAAGGAGATCAACATTCAGATCAAGAAATTCAGCAGTCAGATCAAGAAGATCAGCTGTCAGATCAAGAGGATAACACTAGTGATGTGATGTCTGAAGAtgttggtagtgatgatgatgatgatgtcaaTGATGAAGAAGATGAGGATAATGACATGTTGACTGATCATGATAAGAGTAAACCAAGAACTCCTAGTCATAAGAGAAAGTTAACAAATGATGTGTCAGAAGGGAGAACTGTGTTCATACGGTAATTCACTACTGCCATAATTACACTTACACATAGttatattattgtacagtaaCAAACATGTGCACCAAAAAATGCACATGGTAAGTATAACATTATAAATACACTGCAAAACACAGATCCATAGCAAGGGGGAAAAACGGGTTAAACCATTGCCATCTGTGTTGTGGATGAAGAGGCACTGTGGGCCCTTTGTGATTGAATTTGGAAGTGACTCCAATTGGAGTTACCAATGCAATTTGTAAGAGCTGACATTTCATTGACTGCTTGCATTGACTGTCTTGCAAAAGTCATATGGCCACCAGCTAGACTGTTTACTACACTACGTacatcacacatgtacagctcTATTGCTACTAACACACATTGTGCTCTCACTATAGTAACTTATCATTTGATACTGATGAAGATGATTT
The nucleotide sequence above comes from Dysidea avara chromosome 3, odDysAvar1.4, whole genome shotgun sequence. Encoded proteins:
- the LOC136249331 gene encoding RNA-binding protein 28-like, translating into MSQVDTSEKTLFVRGLDYSTTDTQLEEAFSDYGPIKTCFTVKDKGTKDKCRGFGYVIYCTRDDASRAIEGVKNIKGRKVQVSFAAKREPKKGKRKKSEVKDDEATDEVTTKKPKLDNAQSNDDDVSKTAKKAVTATEAKPKSGSTVSVKASTAVLTGLPSGVTKKQIYKRCRKVGEVVNITYPVEGRDNDTALVQYSNHQVTTKAISALNGKIFKGSTLSAVLFIQENKKISKKTLQRSRLIVRNLKFKCSEETLSEIFSKYGKVVEVQIPTKPDGKRVGCGFVQYSSVFDASRAVKQMNGQEIQGRVVAVDWVVPKSQYEEAKLVGVQDDSPEEEGDQDDQEDNDEDPASSDQQEDQQSDQGDQHSDQEIQQSDQEDQLSDQEDNTSDVMSEDVGSDDDDDVNDEEDEDNDMLTDHDKSKPRTPSHKRKLTNDVSEGRTVFIRNLSFDTDEDDLTDMFTEFGNISYCKIVMNTQTGLPKGTAFVQFKDSEAAESCITAANTTDGKGLFLDGRQLNVILALSREEASKIKSTDDSKKVDKRNLYLAKEGTMDLQSVNAKKLSKPELVKRQRAAVEKKAKLANPNYFVSKTRISVRNLSATVSENQLKDALLKYAKGTPVQIKQVKIMRSKDRINSQGIGRSMGYGFVEFTTHEAALAVVRAVSNNPSVFGPHKIPIVEFAMENARAINLRKERLKRQAHLRLRRTESSPASTTLPVDSDKKQQAQISKGKKPITTKSRVYKKMGKGKKKR